From one Coffea eugenioides isolate CCC68of chromosome 11, Ceug_1.0, whole genome shotgun sequence genomic stretch:
- the LOC113751917 gene encoding uncharacterized protein LOC113751917 has protein sequence METLLKSFQALGFKGAFSLGLIDHRHVLVRFNQEEDYLCCWLKGVWSLQGFVLRIFKWTPSFSVDSESPLAPIWASLPQLPVHLFNKGPLFSIARLLGEPLEIDALTASLNRPSMARFCVEGNLQQVLPDKIWIGNGASGFWQAVEYESLSGYWSVCRKLGHLSTSCRSLAATGQKLNLPPRNAATVNAGVGLKIATSAAKENPPSRSEPSSTLQPLG, from the coding sequence ATGGAGACTTTGCTCAAAAGTTTCCAGGCGCTGGGTTTCAAGGGAGCTTTCTCGCTTGGATTGATCGACCATCGGCATGTCCTCGTTCGTTTCAACCAAGAGGAAGACTACCTATGCTGCTGGTTGAAGGGTGTGTGGTCTCTCCAAGGGTTTGTCCTGCGTATCTTTAAGTGGACTCCGTCCTTCTCAGTCGATTCCGAATCGCCTCTTGCCCCAATATGGGCTTCCTTGCCGCAGCTTCCAGTGCACCTCTTCAACAAAGGCCCCCTTTTTTCCATTGCACGGCTACTAGGTGAGCCACTAGAAATTGATGCCTTAACAGCCTCCCTTAATCGCCCCAGCATGGCGCGATTCTGCGTCGAAGGGAACCTGCAGCAGGTTTTGCCGGACAAGATCTGGATTGGGAATGGCGCGTCTGGATTTTGGCAAGCAGTGGAATATGAAAGCCTGTCGGGGTATTGGTCGGTGTGCCGTAAGCTTGGCCATCTCTCCACCTCTTGTCGGAGCTTGGCGGCCACGGGACAGAAGCTGAACTTACCTCCCAGAAACGCTGCAACTGTTAACGCTGGAGTGGGCCTCAAGATAGCAACCAGTGCTGCCAAGGAGAACCCCCCTTCCAGGTCAGAACCATCTTCTACCCTCCAGCCCCTTGGCTGA